In Candidatus Cloacimonadota bacterium, the following proteins share a genomic window:
- a CDS encoding TraR/DksA C4-type zinc finger protein, whose product MTENDLNHYKEILLNDRQRIVKSIEDIDRSLSKSIRDSAGDISAYSTHLADLGSDSDEREKETHILERELINLKRVDRALKMIFTKTYGICTYCGKQISDKRLKAVPYTDLCIDCKRKEEGFQNHNVR is encoded by the coding sequence ATGACTGAAAATGATCTTAACCACTACAAAGAAATATTACTGAATGATCGTCAAAGAATTGTTAAATCTATCGAAGATATTGATAGGAGTCTCAGTAAATCAATTAGAGATTCCGCAGGTGATATTTCTGCATATTCAACTCATCTTGCTGATCTCGGTTCTGATTCGGATGAAAGAGAAAAAGAAACTCACATCTTGGAAAGAGAACTGATAAATCTCAAAAGAGTTGATCGAGCACTTAAAATGATTTTTACTAAAACCTATGGGATTTGCACTTATTGTGGAAAACAAATTTCAGACAAACGGCTTAAAGCAGTGCCATATACAGATCTCTGTATAGATTGTAAACGTAAAGAAGAGGGGTTTCAAAATCACAACGTTAGATAA
- a CDS encoding DivIVA domain-containing protein, which translates to MEIHISPSEIKEKEFPSGLGGYKKSEVTIFLDEVAAQSEAMIVEIKELKNHIARQDKELEKLDEQKDLLKRTLLLAEKLKDEVLINAKREAKNIIADAEITSKQKIKKAKDFLSILEHDYINLKEQKNQFVQNFKAKINVMLENLENTDKTDKTPESENSFSENEKSISTEDSHLGEKKNGIEETT; encoded by the coding sequence ATGGAAATACACATTTCACCTTCGGAAATTAAAGAGAAAGAGTTCCCATCCGGTTTAGGTGGATACAAAAAATCCGAAGTTACAATATTTTTGGATGAAGTTGCCGCTCAATCCGAAGCAATGATTGTAGAGATCAAGGAACTCAAAAATCATATTGCAAGACAGGATAAAGAACTCGAAAAATTAGATGAACAAAAAGATTTGTTAAAAAGGACATTACTTCTCGCTGAAAAACTCAAAGACGAGGTGCTTATTAATGCGAAGAGAGAAGCGAAAAATATAATAGCAGATGCGGAAATAACTTCCAAACAAAAAATAAAAAAAGCTAAAGATTTCTTAAGTATTTTGGAGCATGATTATATTAATCTAAAAGAGCAGAAGAATCAATTCGTGCAAAATTTTAAAGCCAAAATCAATGTTATGCTGGAAAATCTGGAGAATACCGATAAAACAGACAAAACACCTGAATCTGAAAATTCGTTTTCCGAAAATGAAAAAAGCATTTCAACTGAAGATTCGCATTTGGGAGAAAAAAAAAATGGAATTGAAGAAACGACTTAA
- a CDS encoding purine-nucleoside phosphorylase, with the protein MELKKRLNQSVKFISEEFPAKIDTAIILGTGLNKTLSSLSPETEILYKDIPHLKTPTAPSHKGTLIIAKHKNQNVAIMRGRLHCYEGYSAQDVTYPIYLLKELGAKNLIITNAAGSLNKNFQPGSLILIQDHINLTGKNPLIGPNDARLGTRFPSMHNAYNKKYIEIIKLIAKEQKIQISEGIYAGLIGPNLETKAECRMLQRMGADMVGMSTVLEVIAGVYLNLKILGISSITNMSNLFHSNTHKQSDIEHYAKKSQENLNNLISEFLNQI; encoded by the coding sequence ATGGAATTGAAGAAACGACTTAATCAAAGCGTAAAATTTATCAGCGAAGAATTTCCCGCAAAGATTGACACGGCGATTATTCTCGGCACAGGATTAAATAAAACGCTTTCTTCTTTATCTCCTGAAACCGAAATTCTCTATAAAGATATCCCTCATCTTAAGACACCCACAGCACCTTCGCATAAAGGGACGCTTATTATCGCAAAGCATAAAAACCAAAATGTCGCCATAATGCGGGGTAGATTGCATTGCTATGAAGGTTATTCCGCTCAGGATGTTACTTATCCGATTTATTTACTTAAAGAACTCGGAGCAAAAAATCTAATAATCACAAATGCAGCTGGCTCGTTAAATAAAAATTTTCAACCCGGAAGTCTAATTTTAATTCAAGACCATATTAATCTTACCGGCAAAAATCCTTTAATCGGACCAAACGATGCCCGGTTAGGCACCAGATTCCCAAGTATGCATAATGCATACAATAAAAAATATATTGAGATTATCAAACTAATTGCAAAAGAACAAAAAATTCAAATATCAGAGGGAATTTATGCGGGATTGATCGGGCCGAACCTCGAAACAAAAGCAGAATGCCGCATGCTTCAAAGAATGGGAGCGGATATGGTGGGAATGTCCACTGTCCTCGAAGTGATTGCCGGAGTTTATTTGAATCTAAAAATTCTTGGAATTTCCTCAATTACAAATATGTCGAATTTATTTCACTCCAACACACATAAACAATCAGATATCGAACACTATGCCAAAAAATCTCAAGAGAATCTGAATAATTTAATTTCAGAATTTCTAAATCAAATTTAA
- the lspA gene encoding signal peptidase II, with translation MVNVKKRGFKITTLDNKIFHLRKFFIFFILFLTLDQVSKILVRSFCDPGKSYSIIGNFFRISFVENPGAVFGISIGSNSINKIIFTSVSFIAIGFLIYLFSKSDHPAAKFGFTLILSGAVGNLIDRITFGKVTDFLDFDFPDFLVRRWYTFNIADSCIVVGVIILIIFYTFFENNEKHKNNLS, from the coding sequence ATTGTAAACGTAAAGAAGAGGGGTTTCAAAATCACAACGTTAGATAATAAAATTTTCCACTTACGCAAATTCTTTATCTTCTTTATTCTATTTTTAACCCTTGACCAAGTATCAAAAATACTGGTGAGAAGTTTTTGTGATCCGGGAAAATCATATAGTATCATTGGTAATTTTTTCCGGATTTCTTTTGTAGAAAACCCGGGAGCTGTTTTTGGTATTTCTATCGGATCGAATTCCATTAATAAAATCATTTTTACTTCCGTATCATTTATTGCAATCGGTTTCCTGATCTACCTATTTAGCAAGTCTGATCATCCGGCTGCTAAGTTTGGTTTCACTCTCATCTTAAGTGGTGCGGTTGGCAATCTCATTGACCGCATTACTTTCGGAAAAGTTACTGATTTCCTTGACTTCGATTTCCCTGATTTTTTAGTTAGGCGATGGTACACATTTAATATTGCCGACTCATGCATTGTGGTTGGCGTTATTATCTTAATAATATTTTATACATTTTTTGAAAATAATGAAAAGCATAAAAATAATCTGTCTTAA